Proteins from one Corynebacterium epidermidicanis genomic window:
- a CDS encoding MMPL family transporter, which yields MFYRWGEIAYRFRKFVPVAIIAGILALFALEGTQLGIRMSQEGWDDPRSSSTRAAHIELETFGRDNSGDVILLFHAPDGKTLDDPAVFQQANTYLTQLKAENPEQIAHVTSYFEKKNPKMVSPDHRTAFAAVGLQGDGEQTLKSFRAVEDKLTPSTDLGGAKVEIAGATAVADSLDEGMAGDIKRAEVVALPVVAVLLIIVFGSVVAAGMPLIVGVLSILGSLGVLAMLASHTQVNVFAQSVVTLLGLGLAIDYGLFMVSRFREELAAGRDTKTAVANTTATAGQTVVFSAGMVIVALSGLFVFPQAFLKSIAYGAISAVGLAALLSITLLPALFGLLGANVDKWSIRKTAKDESQWESTIWARIPAWAIKHSKLVTVGIVAVLLGLTLPLAGVKFGGINETYLPPNNATRQAQATFDETFPSFRTEPIKLVVTGADNAQLAQIYQQANAVEGLTGRFAPTKPTKDGTTVLSAGIQDRSRNEDVVKQLRALELPDGVNVYIGGTPALEIESIEALFEKLPWMAIYIVVATFILMALVFGSLILPAKAIIMTILGLGATLGILTAMFVDGIGANIFNFTAGPLMSPVLVLIVAIVYGLSTDYEVFLVSRMVEARRKGATTDTAIKFGTAHTGSIITAAALIMIVVCGAFGFSEIVMMKYIAFGMIAALILDATIIRMLLVPAVMHLLREDNWWAPRFVQVAADRMGHGKQPATVAAPAAVAVPTAPAAEPTAATEPAAPEEHPIDIPLEDLDVDTTPVRGGRSVDADSELIPFSELMKRLQQD from the coding sequence GTGTTTTATCGTTGGGGCGAAATTGCCTATCGATTCCGAAAATTCGTGCCCGTGGCGATCATCGCAGGTATTCTGGCACTCTTTGCCCTGGAAGGAACCCAGCTAGGGATCCGAATGAGTCAGGAAGGTTGGGATGATCCCCGATCCTCCTCAACCCGCGCGGCACACATTGAGCTGGAGACTTTCGGTCGGGATAATTCCGGCGATGTCATTCTGCTGTTTCACGCCCCCGACGGCAAGACGCTGGATGACCCAGCGGTCTTCCAGCAGGCAAACACCTACTTGACCCAACTCAAGGCGGAAAACCCCGAGCAAATTGCTCATGTGACCAGCTACTTCGAGAAGAAGAACCCGAAGATGGTCTCCCCCGACCACCGCACGGCCTTCGCTGCTGTTGGCTTGCAGGGCGACGGCGAACAAACGCTAAAGTCCTTCCGCGCAGTGGAAGACAAGCTGACCCCTAGCACCGACCTGGGTGGCGCGAAGGTGGAAATCGCTGGTGCCACCGCCGTTGCTGATTCCCTAGATGAGGGAATGGCCGGCGACATCAAACGCGCCGAAGTCGTCGCACTTCCCGTGGTCGCTGTTTTGCTGATCATCGTGTTTGGCTCCGTCGTGGCCGCCGGGATGCCATTGATCGTCGGCGTCCTCTCCATCCTCGGTTCGCTGGGCGTGCTAGCTATGCTGGCCAGCCACACCCAGGTGAATGTATTCGCCCAGTCAGTGGTGACCCTGTTGGGACTAGGCCTTGCCATTGACTACGGCCTATTCATGGTCTCGCGCTTCCGCGAAGAACTCGCTGCGGGAAGAGACACCAAGACGGCTGTGGCCAACACCACGGCCACCGCCGGACAAACCGTGGTGTTTTCGGCGGGTATGGTCATCGTCGCGCTGTCCGGCCTGTTTGTCTTCCCACAAGCATTCCTCAAGTCAATCGCCTACGGCGCAATTTCAGCTGTGGGGCTCGCAGCGCTGCTCTCCATCACGCTGCTACCCGCACTGTTTGGCTTGTTGGGCGCAAACGTGGACAAGTGGTCCATCCGCAAAACTGCCAAAGATGAAAGCCAATGGGAGTCCACCATCTGGGCGCGCATCCCAGCCTGGGCCATCAAGCACTCAAAGCTGGTCACCGTCGGCATCGTTGCGGTCCTACTTGGGCTCACGTTGCCGCTGGCAGGCGTGAAGTTTGGTGGCATCAACGAAACCTATCTGCCTCCAAATAATGCAACTCGTCAGGCACAGGCCACCTTCGACGAAACGTTCCCCTCTTTCCGCACCGAGCCGATCAAACTCGTAGTCACCGGCGCAGACAACGCCCAGCTGGCGCAGATCTACCAGCAGGCGAACGCAGTCGAGGGCCTCACCGGCCGATTCGCCCCAACTAAGCCCACCAAGGATGGCACCACGGTGCTTTCCGCAGGCATCCAGGATCGCAGCCGGAACGAAGACGTCGTGAAGCAGCTGCGTGCGCTGGAGCTGCCAGATGGGGTCAACGTCTACATCGGTGGCACGCCAGCACTGGAGATCGAATCGATCGAAGCACTTTTTGAGAAGTTGCCGTGGATGGCCATTTACATCGTGGTGGCTACGTTTATCCTGATGGCGCTCGTATTTGGTTCCCTGATCTTGCCGGCCAAGGCAATCATCATGACCATCCTGGGCCTGGGCGCGACGCTGGGTATCCTCACCGCGATGTTCGTCGATGGCATCGGTGCGAACATCTTCAATTTCACCGCTGGGCCATTGATGTCGCCAGTATTGGTGCTGATCGTCGCGATTGTCTACGGGCTGTCTACCGACTACGAAGTGTTCCTGGTCAGTAGGATGGTCGAAGCTCGTCGCAAAGGCGCGACCACCGACACCGCCATCAAGTTTGGCACCGCCCATACCGGTTCAATCATCACCGCTGCCGCCCTGATCATGATTGTGGTTTGTGGCGCATTCGGGTTTTCGGAAATCGTGATGATGAAATACATCGCCTTCGGCATGATCGCAGCCCTAATCCTCGACGCCACGATCATCCGCATGCTGCTGGTCCCCGCTGTCATGCACCTGCTGCGCGAAGACAACTGGTGGGCTCCGCGCTTCGTCCAGGTCGCCGCCGACCGCATGGGCCACGGCAAACAGCCGGCAACTGTAGCGGCACCGGCCGCCGTGGCAGTACCGACGGCACCGGCCGCCGAACCGACTGCCGCAACTGAGCCGGCCGCGCCGGAAGAACACCCCATCGACATCCCACTCGAAGACCTCGACGTAGACACCACCCCCGTGCGTGGTGGCCGTTCCGTTGACGCTGACTCCGAGCTCATCCCGTTCTCCGAACTGATGAAACGCCTCCAGCAGGACTAA
- a CDS encoding lysylphosphatidylglycerol synthase transmembrane domain-containing protein: MTRTPARSHAVLPRVLRAVFSLAVLAALAWFFKNNMPMVRQAWDAVTSADPEFVGLAVMLVLLSMFAMAEVMYQLMRAGGVDVRRRQAQALTFSANSWANTLPGGPALSTVLQFRVQRSWGASVIVISWFVLLSGAVSTMWLVVLGLGSIVFLGASLSLYSLIGAGIAMALLAGAVHWASVHPLTLEKWTLYALPLINRLRRKPAHYGETEIAAHIRQLDAVRLAPGRFAWVALLSLVNRALDLATLWCCIVAVTSNAPLWPAGDSGTDLAGVTLAYATAKIVGATGITPGGIGPVEAALTATLAGVGMTAGSALAAALVYRLVSFILLTLVGWIIYAIGLKEKQ, from the coding sequence ATGACTCGCACCCCAGCCCGCAGCCACGCGGTCCTACCCCGTGTGCTTCGGGCGGTCTTTTCTTTGGCAGTTCTAGCTGCACTGGCATGGTTCTTCAAAAACAACATGCCGATGGTCCGCCAAGCCTGGGATGCCGTCACCAGCGCCGATCCCGAATTTGTTGGCCTTGCCGTCATGCTAGTTTTGCTCTCGATGTTCGCGATGGCCGAGGTCATGTACCAGCTGATGCGTGCCGGTGGTGTGGACGTACGGCGTCGACAAGCCCAGGCATTGACCTTTAGCGCTAACTCCTGGGCCAATACGCTACCCGGTGGCCCGGCTTTATCGACGGTCCTCCAGTTCCGGGTCCAGCGTTCGTGGGGCGCTTCCGTGATCGTCATATCCTGGTTTGTGCTCCTCTCTGGCGCCGTGTCGACAATGTGGTTGGTAGTCCTCGGGCTGGGATCGATTGTCTTCTTAGGCGCTTCCCTGTCGCTGTATTCCCTCATTGGGGCGGGCATAGCCATGGCCTTGCTGGCCGGCGCGGTGCACTGGGCATCGGTTCACCCGCTCACGCTGGAGAAATGGACGTTGTACGCGTTGCCGCTCATCAACCGCCTCCGGCGCAAGCCCGCTCACTACGGAGAAACCGAAATCGCTGCCCACATCCGGCAGCTCGACGCAGTGCGGCTTGCTCCCGGTCGATTCGCCTGGGTGGCGCTGCTGTCTTTGGTAAACCGGGCGTTGGACCTTGCGACTCTCTGGTGTTGCATCGTCGCGGTGACGTCGAACGCCCCCTTGTGGCCCGCAGGTGATTCGGGCACCGACCTCGCTGGCGTCACGCTCGCCTACGCCACTGCGAAAATCGTTGGTGCCACCGGCATAACCCCTGGGGGCATCGGCCCCGTGGAGGCCGCGCTCACAGCCACGCTGGCGGGCGTGGGCATGACCGCGGGGTCAGCCCTGGCGGCCGCTTTGGTATACCGCCTTGTATCGTTTATTTTGCTCACCTTGGTGGGCTGGATTATCTACGCCATCGGATTGAAAGAGAAGCAATGA
- a CDS encoding DUF3054 domain-containing protein translates to MKSAAFVFDVIAIIAFATFARLAHQSEDMPFGLSGILETVWPFLIGVLIAWATFLARKRVADTLPSGVIVWVCAVIAGLGIWAVNHGRIPHISFVIVATVMSGLLLLGWRGIARLATRNSRRAV, encoded by the coding sequence ATGAAATCTGCAGCCTTTGTTTTCGACGTCATCGCCATCATCGCCTTCGCTACATTCGCGCGGCTAGCGCACCAGAGCGAAGACATGCCGTTCGGGCTGTCGGGAATCCTCGAGACGGTATGGCCCTTCCTGATCGGCGTGCTCATTGCGTGGGCGACTTTCCTCGCCAGGAAGCGAGTCGCCGACACCCTGCCCTCAGGGGTCATCGTGTGGGTCTGCGCAGTAATAGCCGGTCTGGGAATATGGGCGGTCAATCACGGGCGGATTCCGCACATTTCTTTCGTCATTGTGGCCACGGTGATGTCTGGCCTGCTGTTGCTGGGCTGGCGCGGAATCGCCCGCCTTGCCACCCGTAACTCCCGCAGAGCCGTCTAG
- a CDS encoding acyl-CoA carboxylase subunit beta, which translates to MTGHTTAEKLADLRARLEKAQDPGSERARAKRDEAGLTTPRQRIERLLDKGTFVEIGALGRTPDDPEAPYSDGVVTGYGRIEGRTVAIYAHDKTVYGGSVGETFGRKVCEVMDMAIRIGCPVIGIQDSGGARIQDAVTSLAMYSEIARRQLPLSGRSPQISIMMGKSAGGAVYAPVTTDFVVAVDGRAEMYVTGPAVIKEVTGEEITSAELGGARQQELNGNVSYVAQDEEDAFNYVKDLLDHLPSTCNDPGPEFWAPSDDAVSQAEDLDVFMPNDTNAGYDMHDLLAKLFDSDDLLEIQPNFAPNLITAFARIDGKSVGVVANQPLENAGCIDADAADKGARFIRICDAYNIPLVYVVDTPGYLPGVAQEKAGLIHRGAKFAFALVEATVPKVSLIVRKAYGGAYAVMGSKNLSGDINLAWPTAQIAVMGSAAAVVMIQGKQLAKIEDENQRAYMKKVFMDFYDENMTSPYVAAERGYIDAMIEPNSTRLALRQALRQLETKQEQDLPKKHTIMPL; encoded by the coding sequence GTGACTGGACATACCACCGCGGAAAAGCTCGCCGACTTGCGCGCGCGCCTAGAAAAGGCGCAGGACCCGGGCAGCGAGCGGGCCCGTGCCAAGCGTGACGAAGCTGGCCTGACCACCCCCCGCCAGCGTATCGAACGTCTACTGGATAAAGGTACCTTCGTCGAAATCGGTGCGCTGGGGCGTACCCCGGACGACCCGGAAGCTCCGTATTCCGATGGTGTGGTCACCGGCTACGGCCGGATTGAAGGGCGCACTGTAGCAATCTATGCCCATGACAAGACCGTTTATGGTGGCTCCGTGGGCGAAACCTTCGGCCGCAAGGTGTGCGAAGTCATGGATATGGCTATCCGCATCGGTTGCCCAGTCATCGGCATCCAGGATTCCGGTGGTGCCCGCATCCAAGATGCTGTGACCTCCTTGGCTATGTATTCCGAAATCGCGCGTCGACAATTGCCGCTTTCGGGCCGTAGCCCGCAGATTTCGATCATGATGGGTAAGTCCGCCGGTGGCGCGGTGTATGCACCGGTGACCACTGACTTTGTGGTCGCGGTGGATGGTCGCGCGGAAATGTACGTCACGGGGCCGGCGGTAATCAAGGAAGTCACCGGTGAGGAAATTACCTCCGCTGAGCTCGGTGGCGCTCGCCAGCAGGAACTCAACGGCAACGTATCGTATGTAGCTCAGGACGAGGAAGACGCGTTCAACTACGTCAAGGATCTCCTCGACCACCTGCCCTCCACCTGCAATGATCCGGGCCCAGAATTCTGGGCACCGTCCGACGACGCGGTGTCCCAAGCTGAAGATCTCGACGTGTTCATGCCCAACGACACCAACGCCGGCTATGACATGCACGATCTGCTGGCTAAGCTGTTTGATTCCGACGATCTACTGGAGATCCAGCCGAATTTCGCTCCGAACCTCATTACCGCATTTGCGCGTATCGACGGCAAATCGGTGGGAGTCGTGGCGAACCAACCCCTGGAAAACGCCGGCTGTATCGACGCCGACGCGGCCGACAAAGGTGCCCGCTTCATCCGCATCTGCGATGCATATAACATCCCGCTGGTGTACGTGGTGGACACCCCTGGCTACCTTCCTGGTGTGGCCCAGGAAAAGGCCGGCCTGATCCACCGCGGAGCTAAATTCGCTTTTGCTTTGGTCGAGGCAACTGTGCCTAAGGTGTCCCTGATCGTGCGCAAGGCTTACGGCGGGGCTTATGCAGTGATGGGTTCCAAGAACCTCTCCGGTGACATCAACTTGGCGTGGCCGACCGCGCAGATCGCCGTCATGGGTTCTGCTGCGGCTGTGGTGATGATCCAGGGCAAGCAGCTCGCGAAGATTGAGGATGAGAACCAGCGTGCCTACATGAAGAAGGTCTTCATGGACTTTTACGACGAGAACATGACCTCGCCGTACGTGGCTGCTGAACGTGGCTATATTGACGCGATGATTGAGCCCAATTCCACCAGGTTGGCCCTCCGTCAGGCCCTCCGCCAGCTTGAAACCAAACAGGAACAAGATCTGCCAAAGAAGCATACCATTATGCCACTCTGA